A segment of the Salmo trutta chromosome 3, fSalTru1.1, whole genome shotgun sequence genome:
TTACGCATTTTTAAATAATTGACGTTTAAGGTTAAAAAAAACCAGAAtatattatactttttttaaaattcCTGAAATTATAAAATAATTTGATAACCCTGTTTCTAAGCTTTTAAATATCTCAACCGTTTGTCTTTTCCAATGataaagacatggatgtctcatggtgaGGTATGAAAAACTTTGAGCACTTTTAACTCTTGAATATTAAAGTTTTATTTACAGATTTACTGCAAGATGTGAATTGCTATGCCACAATGTTTGCTCTTCAAATTATGTGTTTTATTCAAACTGAAAAATGAACTAAATAGTCaattctcttttttattttaattttttttcctTCAGGTTTTTGCTCTCAAAATCATTGTTTTTTTAAAATAGAAAATCcgatttttttaaaatattttttttctaggTCCACAATGCTTAAactacatcaggagaccacttttgatgTCTGGGAAAAATCTGAGATTTTGTGCACACCTAGCAAGGGGCTTCtctttagctgtgtttttgtatcaTACATGTGATGGTAGAGTTTGCAAATCAAATACCCACTGGATTGATGAATAATcgtgatatcattctgccaggtaaacAGGCTACTTTGTCGTTAACATGCTGGTTTTTGGGAacgcctttccatctaccagaagaatAAGCATCATCGCTAACGGCCACACAAAGTGCTAGACGtgcgcaccacacacacatacagatgggTATTCTCATTGCCTCCTCAGAAAGTTgctggtgtgtccaaacttttgactggtactgtatgtctcgaGTTGCATATTCAGAATCCTCTCAAGGGCACGTGGAGTCATAAATCACAAGATGAGTTGAGAAGGTCCTATAACCGACAGATGACTAAAGAGAGATTGAGACACCTTGTAACCGAGTGGTCTCCGTGTTAAATTGACACACTTCATCACAACCCCCTCTCTTTCACACCTTTTATTCCCCCTCTTGTTTTTGCTAAATGAGAGACTGAGTGAGTACACAGGAAGGAAAAGAGCGCATAGTCTTATCTCACTACCGCAGCATTACCACTGTAAGAGCGTGAGactatttgtgtgtctgtgtccaacCTAGGCATGCGAGTGTCCATAAGTATGTCTTTACATGTATGGAGCTTTTGCTAGTGTAAATCATGAGTGAATCTTTATACCCCCCCTTTGTCTCATGTTAAAAAATACCCTGGTAAATTTAATCCCCTACCAAAAATCCTTATCTTGGAAGCGCTCTCCTTTCCAGTTTTATGATTTAAAAAATGCTGTATTTGGTGTGTCCAACCTGTATGCAGTGTGACTGACGGGAATCAGCTGACTCCGAGACCTTGAACTCAGCTGATGCATTTGTGGAATGAGTGAgcaagggggagggagggactggaGATGAGGAGGAAAACAAGAGGTGGCACATCTTTGTCTTGACTTTGATCTGGCTTTTTGACAAGGAACGTGTAGCACTCAGACTTTGGACTCTCGTCATACAGTAGCACTCTAAGACAAACACGGACGTTCACTCTGACAGTTTAGCTGTTAgctgaggggggaaaaaagacaACATGCAGAGAGGTGTAGACTGAATTTTGCAATGGTAAAGTTGACTTTTTTCAACGGTATAGAGGAGACTTGAGTCAAATTTGAAGTAAATTGTAATACAGACCTTCCAGGCTACAGGTAGCTAATCATGTCAAAATGAAAAGGCTAATAGCACCAGAAGCTAAACATGCTGGTGTTATAGCCCTAGTGGCTAACAGCGGCTGAAAGCATGGTGGCTAAAGAGCAAATGCCTAAAAAGCATGTTGGATTACAGGCAAAGGCCTATAGAGCAAAAGCTAATAGCAAGTGATGCTTCCTGAATCACAAGACTATATAgtccagtggttcttaaccttgttggaggtactgacccccaccagtttcatatgcgcattcaccgaacccttcttaattggaaaaatggctctcttcaccttgaattcagcgagcgttgtgttcttgtattgtccatctccatgcagcttaaggaagtgttctcttagttttgccggtgctagactagaattgctcaacttggcattgcaaatcatgcagttaggacgctgactctcatcacgttccgttatacatgtgaatccatattgtacatattcgtccgaccactttctttttttgctcaacatagttagtatgaagggattaaaatattaagaaagaaatcacacgacgtaccatcacgacagtcacaattcgactactgagcgcgccaaattccctgcagcacagataggccaagcgatgttgcgtgatcacctgcagccaatgatggccaagcggggcgtgtcatcacgaatcatatgagtcgggtgtgtgtcttgacctccgccgaacccctggggttcgatcgaacccaggttaagaaccactgataTAGTCATTCTGAGTTACATTTTACATGCATCATAACATGTTGGTTGACATGAAACGGATAACCCCTTTAAATGAACACTGAGTGGACTTCAGACTAATGCTACTTGGTAATAATATCCAGTACAGAGTAGTGTTGCACGGTGTACTGGTACCACGGTACCAAAACGTCTCATACGATACTACCAAcatcagtttaaaaaaaaaattaattttAGCCGTGATGGTGAGCGGGGATCCAGACCCTGATGAGTCTACTGTTCTGTTAGGTTTGTACATTTGTTACATTGGAGCAGCGAGTAATGTTGATACATTTCATGGCCTGTTGTAATCGAGAGCACAGAATGGAGCAGGCATGCTCacaatagtacccgcaaaacaccagtctcaacgtcaacagtgacgaggcaactccgggatgctggccttctaggcagagttcctctgtccagagtctgtgttcttttgcccatcttaatctcttatttttattggccactctgagatatggctttttctttgcaactctgcctaaaaggccagcatcccggagtcacctgttgacgttgagactggtgttttgcgggtactatttaatgaagctgccatttgacGACTTGTGagtcgtctgtttctcaaactagacactaatgtacttgttctcttgctcagttgtgcaccggggccccccactcctctttctattctggttagagacagtttgcgctgttctgtgaagggagtagtacacagcgttgtatgagatcttcagtttcttggcgatttgtcgcatggaatagcctaagaacaaaaatagactgacgagtttcagaagaaagttctttgtttctggccattttgagcctgtaatcgatcccacaaatgctgatgctccagatactcaactagtctaaagatggccagttttattgcttctttaatcagaacaacagttttcagctgtgctaacataattgcaaaagggttttctattgatcaattcgccttttaaaatgataaacttggattagtaacacaacgtgccattggaacacaggagtgatggttgctgataatgagcctctgtacgcctatgtagatattccattaaaaatcagccgtttccagctacaagtcatttacaacattaacaatgtctacactgtatttctgatcaatttgatggtattttaattgacaaaaatgtggttttctttcaaaaacaaagacatttctaagtgaccccaaactttgggtgtgtgtgtgtgtgtgtacatactctGCATGTacaaaacaccttcctaatattgaattgcacccccttttgccctcagaacagtctcaattcgttggggcatggactgtacaaggtgtcaaaagcgttccacagggacgctggcccgtgttgactccaatgcttcccacttttgtgtcaagttgactagatgaccctttgggtggtgggccattcttgatagaCACAGGGAATTGTTGAGCGTTCAAAGAAACAGCAGTGTTGCagatcttgacacactcaaaccagtactcctggcacctactaccacaccctgttcaaaggcacttaaatattatGTCTTGCCCCCACCCCCCCTTCAGGTCAGCTGACGATACAGACATGGTGGTGTTATGTATGTTTTACTCGTTTATCTGACGTTTATTCATGCAGGAGAGGTCAGCTAAAAACTGGTTCTGTttcctcctcagccctcctcgCCCTTCTCAGTGTCGGTATCACCAAGCCTTGTGGTCTCTGTACTTAGGCTGCTGTACGTTCTCTATTTACAGTTATGACGTCAGTGTGCATATGCGGTTGATCCACTGTGTTGGAATACAGTACGTAATCTACTCATGCTGCCTTCTGCTTTTCCTCATAGACATGCGACAATGACGATGAGGAAGTGGAAATTGCTATTGACAATGCAGCTTTTATGGATGAGTTCTTTTCTCAGGTGAGTGTGTTTttgcagtggtgtgtgtgtgtgtgtgtgtgtggtgtgtgtgtgtgtgtgtgtaactgtattTTTTTTCACTCTGTTTCAGATCGAGGACATCAGGAACAGTATTGATAAGATTGATGAGAATGTCTCTGAAGTCAAGAAGCTCTACTCAGTCATACTGTCTGCCCCCACATCAGACCAGAGTAAAACATACTGCCTCTGCAACTCTCTatgccccccaccccaccccatctTTTCTACCTGTTATTGTCAGTGTGTCTGTTTTCATTTGTGTTTTTTCCTCCAGAAACGCAGGATGACTTGGAGGCTGTCACCAACGACATCAAGAAGATGGCTAACAACGCCCGCAACAAACTCAAAAGTAAGACCCTCACACATAATACGACACACAGActaaatgctgattggttaattcGGGTATGCGTGAATACTGATTGGTGAATCATGTTGATTGGTTCTCAGCCATCGAGAGGAATCtggagtctgaggaagaggagaggatttCAGCCGACATGCGGATACGCAAATCACAGGTCAGCTTCCGAAAGTTCTCCCCTAAGCCTTTACGTAACCCTGTGCCTAACCGTCATTGTTACCATAGAACTGAATAACTATTGGATTGTTATAGCTTGTGGCCCTGTCTGTTTCATGTCCTCCCAGCATGCAGTGCTGTCCAGGAAGTTTGTGGACGTGATGACCAAGTACAATGAGGCACAGCTGGACTTCAGGGAGAGGAGTAAAGGACGCATCCAGAGACAGCTAGAGATCAGTGAGTTACCCACAGTCTTTCACACTGTTTTATATGCACACAACTGGACCATAAACTCATGTATGTACTAAAATGATCCTCTGTTTCTCAGCTGGCAAAGCTACGACAGACGAGGAGCTTGAAGAGATGTTAGAAGGTGGAAACTCGGCCGTTTTCACTTCAGGGGTaagaaattgtgtgtgtgtgtgtgcccgcgcGTGCGTGTACTAACGGTCTCCTCTCTTTAGATCATGGACTCTGGGATCTCGAAGCAGGCTCTCAGTGAGATCGAGGCGCGACACAAAGACATTGTGCGTCTGGAAAGCAGCATCAAAGAGCTACATGACATGTTCGTAGACATCGCCATGCTAGTGGAGAGCCAGGTACACTCCTCCTGCCTCAGCCATCTATTcagtcatccatccatcattATTTCAGATCTCTACCCTACATTTTAACCCTACTGTGTCTAACGTTGTTTCTCCTgttcgctccctctttctctgtctgcctctgtctgtcaaCCATTCTGTGTTTCCCTTCTCTTTCCCAGgaacctctccctttctcctggTCGTTCTCTTTTCCTTCCCCCCGCTTCTTCTGCGCTGCTTTCCTTTATCCGTGTTTTGGGGACAGAGTTCCCCTTGTTTCtgtgtccatctctctccctcccataacTCATTCATCTTCAGTACGAGTCTCCATTCTTAGTAAGAGTCACATTTGACATAGCCACATTGGAATCGACACAACCCCATACTGTATAGTCACCACAGCTACATATAATCTATGTAACCACATGTATCTTGTTGGTTATCCTATGCTGTCTGAGGGGAAGTCGTGTGCAAGGTAAGCGTCTTACCACTTCCTAACATATTCCTCTTTGTGATGtcgtgtttgtgtctgtgtctgatcCTCTCTGTTACCACGGGGAGTCGAATAGATAGTCCTCCTTTCTTATTGTTTATTTTTTCTACGTCTGTAtactcactgtgtgtgtttgtctgtttcagGGTGACATTGTAAACAATATAGAAGCTCAAGTTTGTAAAGCGCAGGACCACATAGCAGTGGCTAAGACTGAGACCAAAAAAGCCATCAGGTACCAGAGCAAAGCACGCAAGGTACTGCACTCCATCCAACACTGTCTACCAACACCCTGATATTAATCAAGTAAACCCATCTACTAACTACCTTAACCTAAATCTACTGCGGTACCTGTCCCTGTTTCTAGGAAGCTTCTTTACAGTATGCAGCAATTTCTGAAGCACATCAACATTTTCACACACCTTCACATTAATAAACCCACGTACATAACCACCACCCCTCACACACTGTTGATCACGCACACACCACCGTAAAACAATCTACGTTTGTCGTCTTTTCTGCTCTTCTCTGCacccgtctctctctgtcacttccTCTGCATATCTCTTTCCTGCAATATCCTGCCCTCTGCCAGGGCGGAATGATTGAAAGGATTGAGAGCAACATGGACCAATCGGTGGGCTTCGTGGAGCGGGCGGTAGCTGACACTAAGAAAGCCGCCAAGTTTCAGCAGGAGGCCCGTCGTGTGAGTGGCTGTAGAAAGGCCCAAGTCCCACCCCCTGgcctctcctcctgctccgtTGACCAGCCTCTATTGGGCTGGCACCCTGGTACCCAACGATCCCCATCCCAAACCTTGAAACCTCCTTCTCCAGATCTGGACCAATACCCCTcaacagaggacacacacacctctttctccttctctctcttcatttTCTGCTTTATTTAACTtgttaagtcagttaagaacaaattattatttacaatgacggcttaccccagccaaaccctaacgatgctgacctatgggactcccaatcacggccggttgtgtgatacagcctggaatcgagccagggtctgtagtgatgcttctagcactgagatgcggtgcctcaaactgctgcgccactcgggagcccttgaTTTGGTGGTTGATTGTAGATGTGCGTGTTTTAGAGTGATTTATGGTCACTTTATGTAACATTTTGCTCTGAgtcatgcatgcatgtatgtaggttttaggatgtttacatttttttaaagaggTGTTTGTTGTTGCTTTGTTCTTTAAATTGTTATTAAGGTTGTTGCCCACAATAAATGGTCTTCATAGCAGACACTTAATTGTTCCCCACAGAAAACGGTGATAATAGTGGCAGTTGTGATTATCGTGCTGGCCATAGTGGCTCTGATTATTGGGTTGTCGGTGGGATTGAAGAAATGAGACGTGTGTGAATAAGAGTTGTGTAAAGGGTGAGTAAAGTTGGAGGAACTCTGGAGTGTTACAGTGGGTGTAGTGGGATCTGGAACTTTGGCCACGTTTTACATTTTCCTTGCcctcggctgtgtgtgtgtgtgtgtgtgtgtgtgttaaggtggTAAAACGTGTATGTGTTCATGCTCCTTGGTCTGTTTATGGGGTGCATTTGTACTATCTCTGGGTACTGCATGTCTTATTAGGAGTTCCTGCTAAGCATACCACAAGTGCACTTGTTGCCTATGGTAAGGGCTGGGTCCATAGAAATTACATTATTTAGCTCTATGGCCTGGTCACTGATTGGCACTGTGTGTGTCCGTCTCGATGGTGTCTTTGGGCTGTGTGGGATTGTATATGTGGGTTTCAGTTTCTCATTGGGGTCTTTGGGCTGTGTAGTGTGTCCTGTTTGACTATAAAAGTGATGATTCACTGTGTTATGATGGGCGGGATCCTCATTTGCTGTCAATCACTGACTCGTATCGGACAATAAAAGCTCTGCATACTCTGCATCAAAGAGCCTCCATTGGTCAGAATGACCTGATGATGGCTGACTGCATGATATTCCCGCCCAGCATGTTAAGAGCTTCATTTCCCTCAGTACCTCTGTCTAACACCATCTCATTTGTTACCGTAAATACTGATGTATTTGTTCTCCCCTTTTTTTCCCTCCGCCTCTGTAGAAGACAATCATTATAGCAGTGGTCTGTGCTGTGCTCGCTGTCCTCATCCTCGCCATCATCCTATCACAGACAGTGGGGTAATAGAGGGACCACGCCCCCTAACCTCACCCTCTTCAttcatcttcatcatcacccAATCTTACCCTCCTCCAGCTGTGAAGCCAAAGAGGGGGATGAAGACTCAACCTATCCCTCCCCTTTCCCTTGGACACTCCCCCTCTCTTACTGTAACTATAGAAAAAGGCCCAGCCAGTGGGACGTCCTAGTTGGAGCAGGCTGGTGTCCCCCTTGAGGTGGCTGAGAGGATGAGCATCAGGTGGGAGAGAAACAAGGGGACCAAAGCTGAGACTGGTTATTAGCCCCTGATAAAGCTAAACAAAAAAAGGGAATCTGAAGAAGTGGAAATCTTCACCCTCACACAAAACTAAATGGACACCATGCAACATTTCATTGAAGTTCTCTGAACTGCCTTCTATTTTTCCTAGAATGTCAATAATTTGATTGATCTTGATCCAAACTTATGGGAATCTGACACTCCTTTCCCCATTGCAAAAACCTCCATCCACTTAATGTACCCCCGCCACCACCCTTGCCTTGTTGTCTTGCCATTTATGAACCTCCAAGCTGAAAAGTAGCATCCTCCAGCTCACAGAGGAATGGTGCATTGTTTAACTCACCTATGATTCTTGTGTTAAGGAGAGACACGAGTGGATTTCACTTCAGTCTATGTGAAAGCAATGACTCTGTGCATGTTTGATGCCACTTGAATAGTTTAAAAAAATCCTAAAGCACACCTTACCTCTGAGCGTTTGGGAGAGATCTTCGTATAACATCTGATTTGCTTCTTATGCCTTCCTTTACAGTCTGTCCAATCAAATTAATTTCATGCACCCCACACCTCAGATGCGGTAGCCAATGACGAGGCTCTAAATGGGACATTGAGGGTCTGGAAATTCAAGCTGAACATTTGAAGATcgttttttaattgtatttttaaatgtaatcttCACTGTAGTATTATGATGGATTCCAGAGATTTTAATGAAGGAataaaatatttagatttgtAATGGTTTGGTTGAGACTGCTTTGTTTTCCTATGTTTTGTGATTCATGTTGCTGAAATCTGCACTGTGCAAGACTGAGTTAGCAGACATGGCACGTCTGAGTGAGTCAATGTGGGTTAGTTTTTGGCTTGTGTGAGTGAATCTTGTTTGACTTTAAGTGCATGTGTTTCTCTGAAGAAATGTGTATTTATGGTGATAGGTAATTATCAATCTGCTGTATTGTAATACAGCAAGTGGCTGTATTAGGCTGCAATGGCTGCACCTAGAGCAGGGATCATAAATTTAGAATTAGCTGTGGGCtgtttttcttgagcggatggtcagggagCAGTAACATAATTAttaatcatttgtagactgcaaattgaacgcaagaagcccaaacacgtttttttttctctgaatatggggggccaaataaaatcacccacAGGCCAAATTTGGCCAGGGGGCTGctagttggggaaccctgacctAGAGTCTGGGTTAAAGGTACTGTGAAGCCaagagcaggtgtgtgtgtgtgtgtgtgtgtgtgtgtctctctctctctctcaaaaacagGCCATACTGACCCAGACACACCCtcccccctgctctcccctgtTAACATGGTCCTTTCGTCCATCCTATGGGATGGCTGGAAAATGGGTTACTGTCTCCTTCCATTGGAGTTGTGATGAGATGTTTACAGTCCTATCTACCTTGTTTTGCAGAGTAATGTATATTACTGATGATTTAAAAtttcagtcaaaagttttagaacacctactcattcaagggttttactttatttttaatattttctacattgtagaataatagtgaagacaacatgTATTAActaaagaagtgttaaacaaatctaaatatatttgagaatctaatagccaccctttgccttgatgacagctttgcacactcttggcattctctcaaccagcttcacctggaatgcttttccaacagtcttgaaggggttcccacatatgctgagcacttgttggctgcttttccttcactctgtggtcagactcatcccaaaccatctaaattgggttgaggttgggtgattgtggaggtctggtcatctgatacagcactccattactctccttcttggtaaaatatcccttacacagcctggaggtgtgttgggtcattgtcctgttgaaaaactaattCTAGTCCCACTAAgaccaaaccagatggaatggcatattgctgcagaatgctgtggtagccatgctggttaagtgtcccttgaattcgaaataaatcgcagactgtgtcaccagcaaagcacccctacaccataacacctcctccatgcctaacggtgggaaatacacatgcggagagcagccgttcacccacactgcatctcacaaagacacagcggttggagccaaaaatctccaatttggactccagaccaaaggacaaatttccactggtctaatgtccattgctcgtgtttcttggcccaagcaagtctcttcttattattagtatcctttagtagtggtttctt
Coding sequences within it:
- the stx3b gene encoding syntaxin-3 isoform X2; the encoded protein is MTCDNDDEEVEIAIDNAAFMDEFFSQIEDIRNSIDKIDENVSEVKKLYSVILSAPTSDQKTQDDLEAVTNDIKKMANNARNKLKTIERNLESEEEERISADMRIRKSQHAVLSRKFVDVMTKYNEAQLDFRERSKGRIQRQLEITGKATTDEELEEMLEGGNSAVFTSGIMDSGISKQALSEIEARHKDIVRLESSIKELHDMFVDIAMLVESQGGMIERIESNMDQSVGFVERAVADTKKAAKFQQEARRVSGCRKAQVPPPGLSSCSVDQPLLGWHPGTQRSPSQTLKPPSPDLDQYPSTEDTHTSFSFSLFIFCFI
- the stx3b gene encoding syntaxin-3 isoform X4, translated to MHDNVGCQLPINSTEEDVKATMTCDNDDEEVEIAIDNAAFMDEFFSQIEDIRNSIDKIDENVSEVKKLYSVILSAPTSDQKTQDDLEAVTNDIKKMANNARNKLKTIERNLESEEEERISADMRIRKSQHAVLSRKFVDVMTKYNEAQLDFRERSKGRIQRQLEITGKATTDEELEEMLEGGNSAVFTSGIMDSGISKQALSEIEARHKDIVRLESSIKELHDMFVDIAMLVESQGDIVNNIEAQVCKAQDHIAVAKTETKKAIRYQSKARKKTIIIAVVCAVLAVLILAIILSQTVG
- the stx3b gene encoding syntaxin-3 isoform X5 — encoded protein: MHDNVGCQLPINSTEEDVKATMTCDNDDEEVEIAIDNAAFMDEFFSQIEDIRNSIDKIDENVSEVKKLYSVILSAPTSDQKTQDDLEAVTNDIKKMANNARNKLKTIERNLESEEEERISADMRIRKSQHAVLSRKFVDVMTKYNEAQLDFRERSKGRIQRQLEITGKATTDEELEEMLEGGNSAVFTSGIMDSGISKQALSEIEARHKDIVRLESSIKELHDMFVDIAMLVESQGGMIERIESNMDQSVGFVERAVADTKKAAKFQQEARRKKMMITLCCAIIGIVGFSYLYSFFS
- the stx3b gene encoding syntaxin-3 isoform X1, coding for MKDRLEQLKATCDNDDEEVEIAIDNAAFMDEFFSQIEDIRNSIDKIDENVSEVKKLYSVILSAPTSDQKTQDDLEAVTNDIKKMANNARNKLKTIERNLESEEEERISADMRIRKSQHAVLSRKFVDVMTKYNEAQLDFRERSKGRIQRQLEITGKATTDEELEEMLEGGNSAVFTSGIMDSGISKQALSEIEARHKDIVRLESSIKELHDMFVDIAMLVESQGGMIERIESNMDQSVGFVERAVADTKKAAKFQQEARRVSGCRKAQVPPPGLSSCSVDQPLLGWHPGTQRSPSQTLKPPSPDLDQYPSTEDTHTSFSFSLFIFCFI
- the stx3b gene encoding syntaxin-3 isoform X3, with the translated sequence MDEFFSQIEDIRNSIDKIDENVSEVKKLYSVILSAPTSDQKTQDDLEAVTNDIKKMANNARNKLKTIERNLESEEEERISADMRIRKSQHAVLSRKFVDVMTKYNEAQLDFRERSKGRIQRQLEITGKATTDEELEEMLEGGNSAVFTSGIMDSGISKQALSEIEARHKDIVRLESSIKELHDMFVDIAMLVESQGGMIERIESNMDQSVGFVERAVADTKKAAKFQQEARRVSGCRKAQVPPPGLSSCSVDQPLLGWHPGTQRSPSQTLKPPSPDLDQYPSTEDTHTSFSFSLFIFCFI